In a genomic window of Lycium ferocissimum isolate CSIRO_LF1 chromosome 9, AGI_CSIRO_Lferr_CH_V1, whole genome shotgun sequence:
- the LOC132029904 gene encoding peroxidase 16-like has protein sequence MTSRQCLHLVLLLVLSIIFNTSCINAKLHRDFYRNSCPNVESIVRSAVEEKYKQTIVTAAATLRLFFHDCFIQGCDASIMLRSSGNNKAEKDHPDNISLAGDGFDTVIKAKAAVDNVPACKNKVSCADILAMAARDVVALAGGPKYAVELGRRDGKMSSQNSVPNNLPHSDFHLEKLLPMFASRGLSIRHLIALSGAHTLGFSHCNQFSSRIYNFNSKDKVDPTIDASYAKNLQQMCPKNAPSGVVIPLDPDTPQVFDNTYYKNLQRGRGLFTSDQTLFTKRGSRRIVNIFASNKTAFERVFIAAMTKLGRFGVKTGDRGEIRKDCAVVN, from the exons ATGACTAGTAGGCAGTGTCTTCACTTAGTGCTTCTTCTTGTTCTCTCTATCATTTTCAATACAAGTTGTATTAATGCTAAGCTCCATCGTGATTTTTATCGAAATTCTTGTCCAAATGTGGAGTCTATTGTCCGATCAGCAGTTGAAGAGAAATACAAACAGACCATTGTTACAGCAGCAGCAACTCTTAGACTCTTCTTCCATGATTGCTTTATACAG GGTTGTGATGCTTCCATCATGCTGAGGTCCTCAGGAAATAACAAAGCAGAAAAGGATCATCCAGACAATATATCACTCGCTGGAGATGGATTTGACACTGTTATTAAAGCCAAAGCTGCAGTTGATAATGTACCTGCTTGCAAGAACAAAGTCTCATGTGCTGATATCTTGGCCATGGCTGCTCGAGATGTCGTTGCATTg GCAGGAGGACCAAAGTATGCTGTTGAATTGGGAAGGAGGGACGGCAAAATGTCTTCACAAAATAGTGTACCCAACAATTTACCTCACTCTGACTTTCACTTGGAGAAGCTCCTTCCTATGTTTGCATCCCGTGGTCTCTCTATCAGACATTTGATTGCCCTCTCAG GAGCACATACACTAGGATTTTCACATTGCAATCAGTTCTCAAGCAGGATATACAATTTTAACAGCAAGGACAAGGTTGATCCAACGATTGATGCATCCTATGCTAAGAACCTCCAACAAATGTGTCCAAAAAATGCACCTTCGGGAGTAGTCATCCCATTGGATCCTGACACCCCTCAAGTGTTCGATAATACGTATTACAAAAACCTTCAGAGAGGGAGGGGGCTGTTCACTTCAGACCAGACACTGTTTACTAAAAGGGGATCAAGGAGAATAGTGAATATCTTTGCATCAAACAAGACAGCTTTCGAGAGGGTCTTCATTGCTGCCATGACAAAGCTTGGAAGGTTTGGGGTCAAAACCGGAGATCGTGGTGAAATTCGAAAAGATTGTGCTGTAGTGAACTAA